From the genome of Eucalyptus grandis isolate ANBG69807.140 chromosome 2, ASM1654582v1, whole genome shotgun sequence, one region includes:
- the LOC104419791 gene encoding malate dehydrogenase, chloroplastic — protein MASTSAATLLIGSTLSFGHKSGSLAQPKPFGVRLASRASLASFSGLKATTSVSCEAESSFLGKESGVALQQSVACKAQKQSQRLQYHLQPQASFKVAILGAAGGIGQPLSLLIKMSPLVSALHLYDIANVKGVAADLSHCNTPSQVLDFTGASELPNSLKGVNVVVIPAGVPRKPGMTRDDLFNINANIVKSLVEAVADNCPDAFIHIISNPVNSTVPIAAEILKQKGVYDPKKLFGVTTLDVVRANTFVAQKKNLKLIDVDVPVIGGHAGITILPLLSKTRPSVSFTDEEVEGLTVRIQNAGTEVVEAKAGAGSATLSMAYAAARFVESSLRALDGDGDVYECSFVQSDLTELPFFASRVKLGRKGIEALIPSDLQGLTEYEQKALDALKPELKASIEKGIEFAQKQVVAA, from the coding sequence ATGGCATCAACATCAGCAGCTACCTTGTTAATTGGATCAACTCTTTCCTTTGGCCACAAATCTGGTTCCCTTGCTCAACCTAAGCCCTTTGGTGTGAGACTTGCATCCCGTGCATCTCTTGCAAGCTTCAGTGGCCTCAAGGCCACCACTTCGGTGAGCTGTGAAGCTGAGTCATCTTTCTTAGGCAAGGAAAGTGGTGTGGCCCTTCAACAGTCAGTTGCTTGTAAAGCGCAAAAACAAAGCCAGAGGTTGCAGTATCATCTGCAGCCACAGGCATCTTTCAAAGTGGCAATTCTTGGAGCGGCTGGAGGAATAGGGCAACCATTGTCACTACTTATCAAGATGTCCCCTTTAGTCTCAGCACTTCATCTTTACGATATCGCCAATGTCAAGGGAGTCGCTGCTGATTTAAGTCACTGTAATACTCCCTCACAAGTTCTGGACTTCACAGGAGCTTCTGAGTTACCCAATTCCTTGAAGGGTGTGAACGTTGTAGTCATACCTGCTGGAGTTCCAAGAAAACCGGGTATGACCCGTGATGACCTCTTCAACATCAATGCGAATATAGTTAAGAGCTTGGTTGAAGCTGTAGCAGATAATTGCCCTGATGCCTTCATCCACATAATCAGCAACCCTGTTAACTCCACCGTGCCAATTGCAGCTGAGATTCTGAAGCAGAAGGGTGTTTATGACCCAAAGAAGCTTTTTGGTGTCACCACGCTAGATGTTGTGAGGGCAAACACCTTTGTTGCCCAGAAAAAGAACCTAAAGCTCATTGATGTGGATGTGCCAGTTATAGGGGGACATGCTGGAATTACGATTCTGCCCCTGCTTTCAAAGACAAGACCTTCTGTTAGTTTCACGGATGAAGAAGTGGAAGGGCTAACAGTAAGGATCCAAAATGCTGGGACAGAGGTGGTAGAGGCAAAGGCAGGTGCTGGATCTGCTACTCTGTCAATGGCATATGCAGCTGCTCGATTTGTTGAGTCATCTCTTCGTGCTTTGGATGGAGATGGGGATGTGTATGAGTGTTCATTTGTTCAGTCAGATTTGACTGAGCTTCCATTTTTCGCATCCAGGGTTAAGCTTGGAAGGAAAGGGATTGAAGCACTGATTCCATCTGACCTCCAAGGTTTGACTGAGTATGAGCAGAAGGCCCTGGATGCGCTGAAGCCTGAATTGAAGGCCAGCATTGAGAAGGGTATTGAATTTGCACAGAAGCAAGTAGTTGCTGCCTAA
- the LOC104419785 gene encoding pentatricopeptide repeat-containing protein At3g47530 — protein MRLLASLNSSRSVSLSSAASSSSLVSVLSTVLGAQHVRPAIPSSCSPGATEHLLSLIKSCAHDSHLRQIHARILRTRSLEEPTISLRFLSRAASSPSGGITYARRFFSQIKNPSLAEFNAMIRAYSGSDSPAEGLYLYREMRRLGQRTDPLTSSFCVKSCIKMESLTGGLQIHGRIVRDGHQSDSLLLTALMDFYSSCYKSEEACAVFDEMPERDTVAWNVLISCYLRNRRTRDVLAVFDAMTGGECGCQPDDVTCLHVLQACNSLNAVEFGGKVHEYIEERGYGDAVKLCNSLITMYSRCGSMDKAFMVFKGMRVKNVVSWSALISGLAMNGRGREAIEAYLAMLRANVVPDDQTFTGVLSACSHSGLVDEGMLFFEGMSKDFKIMPNVHHYGCMVDLLGRAGLLDQAYELIMSMLSKPDSTIWRTLLGACRIHRHVALGERAVWHLTELKAQEAGDYVLLLNIYSSVGDWEKVTEVRKFMKENEIQTTPGCTTITLNGIVHEFTVDDVSHLRQSEIYTMLDEIGSQLKIAGYVPEISSELHNLSSEEKGYRLSYHSEKLAIAFGILATPPGTTLRLANNLRICVDCHNFAKVLSSVYDRIVVIRDRSRLHHFQGGHCSCNDYW, from the coding sequence ATGAGGCTGCTCGCATCCCTCAATTCCAGTCGCTCCGTCTCTCTTTCctctgctgcttcttcttcttcgctggTTTCAGTACTGTCAACAGTCCTCGGTGCCCAACACGTGCGCCCGGCGATTCCCTCTTCGTGCTCTCCGGGCGCGACGGAGCACTTGCTTTCTCTGATCAAGTCGTGCGCCCACGACTCCCATCTGCGCCAAATCCACGCCCGCATCCTCCGCACCCGCTCCCTCGAAGAACCCACCATTTCCCTCCGCTTCTTGTCCCGCGCCGCGTCCTCGCCGTCCGGTGGCATCACCTACGCCCGCCGCTTCTTCTCTCAGATCAAGAACCCGTCCCTGGCCGAGTTCAACGCCATGATTCGGGCTTATTCCGGGAGCGATTCGCCCGCGGAAGGGCTCTACTTGTACAGAGAGATGCGGCGGCTCGGCCAGAGGACTGACCCGTTGACCTCTTCTTTTTGCGTTAAATCGTGTATAAAGATGGAGTCTTTGACGGGTGGGTTGCAGATTCACGGAAGGATTGTGAGGGACGGGCATCAATCCGACAGCCTTTTGCTCACTGCTTTGATGGACTTTTACTCGAGTTGCTATAAGAGCGAGGAAGCCTGTGcggtgtttgatgaaatgcccgagAGGGACACGGTTGCTTGGAACGTGTTGATTTCGTGTTACTTACGTAATCGCCGGACCCGTGATGTGTTAGCAGTGTTTGATGCTATGACTGGTGGAGAGTGCGGGTGCCAACCGGATGATGTTACTTGCTTGCATGTCCTTCAGGCTTGCAATAGCTTGAACGCTGTGGAATTTGGTGGAAAGGTCCACGAGTATATTGAGGAAAGAGGCTATGGTGATGCTGTCAAGCTTTGTAACTCTCTTATTACAATGTATTCGAGGTGTGGATCCATGGATAAGGCTTTCATGGTTTTCAAGGGAATGCGAGTTAAGAATGTGGTTTCTTGGAGTGCTCTGATTTCTGGTTTAGCCATGAATGGGAGGGGAAGAGAGGCAATTGAAGCGTATCTGGCGATGCTGAGAGCAAATGTTGTTCCTGATGATCAAACGTTCACAGGAGTACTTTCAGCTTGCAGTCATAGTGGATTGGTTGATGAAGGAATGTTGTTCTTTGAGGGAATGAGcaaagatttcaaaataatGCCGAATGTCCACCACTATGGATGTATGGTTGATTTATTGGGTCGAGCTGGCTTGCTTGATCAGGCCTATGAACTAATAATGTCGATGTTGAGCAAGCCTGATTCAACGATATGGAGGACCTTACTTGGGGCCTGCAGGATTCATCGCCACGTTGCCCTTGGAGAACGTGCAGTATGGCATTTAACTGAACTGAAGGCTCAAGAAGCAGGGGATTATGTTCTATTACTGAACATTTATTCTTCTGTTGGTGACTGGGAAAAGGTGACAGAAGTGAGAAAGTTCATGAAAGAGAATGAGATTCAGACGACACCTGGGTGTACAACAATCACGTTGAATGGAATTGTGCATGAATTCACTGTGGATGATGTGTCACACCTGCGGCAAAGTGAAATTTATACTATGTTAGACGAGATTGGAAGTCAGCTGAAGATTGCTGGTTATGTCCCGGAAATATCATCTGAGCTGCATAATCTAAGCTCCGAAGAGAAAGGTTATCGGCTTTCTTATCACAGTGAGAAATTAGCTATTGCTTTTGGCATCCTTGCAACTCCACCTGGCACAACTCTTCGATTAGCTAACAATCTCAGGATCTGTGTGGATTGCCACAACTTTGCCAAAGTCCTTTCAAGTGTTTATGACCGGATAGTAGTAATCAGGGATCGTTCTAGGCTTCATCACTTTCAAGGAGGACATTGCTCCTGCAATGACTATTGGTAG
- the LOC104419806 gene encoding geranylgeranyl diphosphate reductase, chloroplastic, with the protein MATASSISLKTFTGLRQNTAEKPHFAAAAAVPAARRPAARQFRVLAAKTSPKLANRNLRVAVIGGGPAGGAAAEALAKGGVETFLIERKLDNAKPCGGAIPLCMVGEFDLPLDIIDRRVTKMKMISPSNVAVDIGRTLKPHEYIGMVRREVLDAYLRERAAKNGATVINGLFLKMDMPEDKNAPYRLHFSEYSGMKGGVGEKRTLEVDAVIGADGANSRVAKSIGAGDYEYAIAFQERIKIPEDKMVYYENLAEMYVGDDVSPDFYGWVFPKCDHVAVGTGTVTHKGDIKKFQLATRNRAKDKILGGKIIRVEAHPIPEHPRPRRLSGRVALVGDAAGYVTKCSGEGIYFAAKSGRMCAEAIVEGSEQGKRMVEESDLRKYLEKWDKTYWPTYKVLDVLQKVFYRSNPAREAFVEMCADEYVQKMTFDSYLYKTVVPGNPLDDLKLAVNTIGSLVRANALRKEMQKL; encoded by the exons atGGCTACCGCCTCCTCTATCTCCCTCAAGACCTTCACCGGCCTCCGCCAGAACACGGCGGAGAAGCCCcacttcgccgccgccgccgccgttcccgccgcccgccgccccgccgccagGCAATTCCGGGTCCTCGCCGCCAAGACCAGCCCCAAGCTCGCCAACCGCAACCTCCGCGTCGCCGTCATCGGCGGTGGCCCGGCCGGCGGCGCCGCGGCGGAGGCCCTCGCCAAGGGCGGCGTCGAGACGTTCCTCATCGAGCGGAAGCTCGACAACGCCAAGCCCTGCGGCGGCGCGATCCCGCTCTGCATGGTGGGCGAGTTCGACCTCCCGCTCGACATCATCGACCGGCGGGTCACCAAAATGAAGATGATCTCGCCGTCGAACGTCGCCGTCGACATCGGGCGGACCCTGAAGCCGCACGAGTACATCGGGATGGTGCGGCGGGAGGTGCTGGACGCGTACCTGAGGGAGCGGGCGGCCAAGAACGGCGCGACGGTGATCAACGGGCTGTTCTTGAAGATGGACATGCCGGAGGACAAGAACGCGCCGTACCGTTTGCATTTCTCGGAGTACAGCGGCATGAAAGGCGGGGTTGGAGAGAAGAGGACGCTGGAGGTCGACGCTGTGATAGGGGCCGACGGGGCCAACTCGAGGGTGGCCAAGTCCATCGGCGCTGGCGATTACGAGTACGCCATTGCTTTTCAG GAAAGAATCAAAATCCCCGAGGATAAGATGGTGTACTATGAAAACCTAGCTGAGATGTATGTCGGCGATGATGTCTCGCCTGACTTCTATGGCTGGGTTTTCCCCAAATGCGACCATGTGGCTGTCGGTACTGGCACAGTGACGCACAAAGGAGATATCAAGAAATTCCAGCTAGCTACAAGGAACAGAGCAAAAGACAAGATCTTGGGCGGAAAGATCATCCGAGTGGAGGCACACCCCATTCCTGAGCACCCCCGACCAAGGAGGTTGTCTGGAAGAGTGGCCCTAGTGGGTGATGCTGCTGGGTACGTGACAAAGTGCTCAGGCGAGGGCATCTATTTTGCGGCAAAGAGTGGCAGAATGTGTGCGGAAGCCATTGTTGAGGGCTCTGAGCAGGGGAAGAGAATGGTGGAGGAGAGCGACTTGAGGAAGTACTTGGAGAAGTGGGATAAAACTTACTGGCCAACCTACAAGGTCTTGGATGTGTTGCAGAAGGTGTTTTACAGGTCAAACCCGGCAAGGGAAGCATTTGTGGAGATGTGCGCTGACGAGTATGTGCAGAAGATGACCTTTGATAGCTACTTGTATAAAACTGTGGTGCCTGGGAATCCACTGGACGATTTGAAGCTGGCTGTGAACACCATCGGGAGCTTGGTGAGGGCCAATGCCCTGAGGAAAGAGATGCAGAAATTATAA
- the LOC104434342 gene encoding protein RKD2-like codes for MASHHHQAVKLETSGSDYDFIAKDEDLLFLNDHLPNLGIWYHTNETWYSNLDIVEHSNAGVVKDNAIHLGDVNGLLEGIKEINGFFETTGKKAVSSGTHGDRAGLPDNMAMGNGSSGLSVERDSKELETRTRIKMLSREAISEYFYMPITQAAKELNVGLTLLKKRCREVGIRRWPHRKLTSLQTLIKNVQELGCGEDERKLQEAIELLERERKLMEEAPDLKLEDKTRRLRQACFKANYKKRKLVP; via the exons ATGGCCAGTCATCACCACCAAGCAGTGAAGCTCGAGACGTCAGGCTCCGACTACGACTTCATCGCAAAAGATGAAGACCTTTTGTTTCTTAATGATCACTTGCCTAATCTTGGAATCTGGTATCACACca ATGAGACTTGGTACTCCAATTTAGACATTGTTGAGCACAGTAATGCTGGTGTCGTCAAAG ATAATGCCATTCACCTTGGCGATGTGAATGGGTTATTAGAAGGAATTAAGGAAATTAACGGGTTCTTCGAGACGACGGGAAAAAAGGCGGTGTCGTCCGGTACCCATGGAGATCGAGCAGGCTTGCCTGATAACATGGCTATGGGTAATGGATCGTCAGGATTAAGTGTGGAACGTGACAGCAAAGAATTGGAAACCAGGACCCGCATCAAGATGTTGTCCCGTGAAGCCATCTCCGAGTACTTCTACATGCCGATCACACAAGCCGCCAAGGAGCTCAACGTCGGGCTGACGCTCCTGAAGAAGAGGTGCCGGGAAGTCGGGATCCGCCGGTGGCCCCACCGGAAGCTCACGAGCCTCCAAACCCTTATCAAGAACGTCCAG GAACTGGGATGTGGAGAGGACGAGAGGAAGCTGCAGGAGGCGATAGAGTTgctggagagggagaggaagctGATGGAGGAAGCGCCCGACCTGAAGCTGGAGGACAAGACGAGGAGGCTGAGGCAGGCGTGCTTCAAGGCCAACTACAAGAAGAGGAAGCTTGTTCCATGA
- the LOC104419777 gene encoding protein EMBRYO DEFECTIVE 514, with protein MAEEVPPELAAGENPPAAEDMELVAGEPDPKAEEAAAGGGEEPKAKRPREEEEEEGEEEEEEEEDAEEGGGGGGGGAVKKQKVEEKSVEEERLEKGPGPGRTKVGPKEFGSAVEMFDYFFKFLHFWPANVNVNKYEYLTLLELIKKGHSEPEKKIGAGIKAFQVRFHPTFKSKCFFLIREDDSMDDFSFRKCVDHIIPLPEEMKAKEGVSRALGGDKGHGGRGGRGRGGRGRGRGRRGKH; from the exons ATGGCAGAGGAGGTGCCGCCGGAGCTCGCCGCCGGGGAGAACCCACCGGCTGCCGAGGACATGGAGCTCGTGGCCGGGGAGCCCGACCCGAAGGCCGAGGAGGccgcggccggcggcggcgaggagccCAAGGCGAAGCGCccgagggaggaagaagaagaagaaggggaggaggaggaggaggaggaggaggacgcggaggagggcggcggcggcggcggcggcggcgcggtgAAGAAGCAGAAGGTGGAGGAGAAGTCCGTCGAGGAGGAGCGCCTGGAGAAGGGTCCGGGTCCGGGTCGGACCAAGGTCGGGCCCAAGGAGTTCGGGTCAGCCGTGGAGATGTTCGACTACTTCTTCAAGTTCCTCCATTTCTGGCCTGCCAACGTCAATGTCAATAAG TACGAGTACTTGACGTTGCTGGAGTTGATTAAGAAGGGGCATTCAGAGCCGGAGAAAAAAATAGGTGCAGGAATCAAAGCatttcaagtccgatttcatcCCACATTCAAAAGTAAGTGCTTCTTCCTTATAAGGGAAGATGACTCCATGGATGATTTCAGCTTCAGGAAGTGCGTGGACCACATAATCCCATTGCCGGAGGAAATGAAAGCCAAAGAGGGGGTCAGCAGGGCATTAGGTGGTGACAAAGGACATGGAGGAAGAGGAGGTCGTGGACGAGGTGGCCGCGGTCGTGGAAGGGGCAGGAGAGGAAAACACTGA